GGCCGGCGAACTCGGCGCCGAGCGCTCGAAGCCGGACTGGAGCACCTTCTCGCTGGCGATCAACGACGACCAGCGCGAGATCCGGGACTGGGCGCACACGTTCGCCGCCGACGTCATCCGGCCCGCCGCGGCCGAATGGGACGAGCGCGAGCAGACGCCCTGGCCGATCATCCAGGAAGCGGCGAAGGTCGGCATCTACGGCCTCGACATGAACATCAACCTGTTCGTCGACCCGACCGGCCTGCTGATGCCGCTCGTCCACGAGGAGTTGTTCTGGGGCGATGCCGGCATCGCGATGTCACTCAAGGGCACCGGCCTCGCGTCGTCCGCGATCTTCTCGAACGGAACGCCTGAGCAGTGGAGCCAGTGGATGGGTCGCTGCTACGGCACGCAGGACGACGTACGCGTGGCCGCGTTCTGCTCGTCCGAGCCCGGTGCGGGGTCTGATGTGTCCGCGATCCGTACGCGCGCGGTCTTCGACGAGCGGACGTCCGAGTGGGTCATCAACGGGCAGAAGGCGTGGGCGACGAACGGCGGTATCGCCGACATCCACGTCGTCGTCGCGACCGTCGACCCGTCGCTCGGCACGAAGGGTCAGGCTGCGTTCGTCGTACCGAAGTCGGAGGTCCGCGGCCTCGAGCAGGGCACGAAACTGCGCAAGCACGGCCTGCGCGCCTCCCACACCGCCGACGTCTTCTTCGACAACGTCCGCATCCCCGCCGAGAACGTCCTGGGCGGCAAAGAAAAACTAGACGCCCGCATCGCCCGGGCTGCCGCCTCTAATGGGACTGCTGGCTCTGGCTCGGCCGGCCGCAACGCCTCGATGGCCACCTTCGAAATGACCCGCCACATCGTCGGCGCCCAAGCCATCGGCATCGCCCGCGCCGCCTACGAGGTAGCCCTCGACTACGCCAAGACCCGCGAACAGTTCGGCCGCCCCATCATCGACAACCAGGGCATCGCCTTCAAACTCGCCGACATGGCCATGGAAATCGACGCCGCCCGCCTCCTGGTCTGGCGTGCCGCCAACATGTCCGCCGCCCTCATGCGCGGCGAAACCCCCGAGTACCGCCACGGCGAAGGCTCCATGGCCAAACTCAAGGCCGGCGAGGTCGCCGTCAAGGTAACCGAAGAAGCCATCCAAATCCTCGGCGGCAACGGCTACACCCGCGAATACCCCGTAGAACGAATGCACCGAGACGCCAAGATCTACACCATCTTCGAAGGCACCTCCGAAATCCAACGTCTGGTGATCGCCCGAGCCATCTCTGGGATGCGCATCCGGTAGGTGTTTGCGCAG
This Kribbella sp. NBC_00482 DNA region includes the following protein-coding sequences:
- a CDS encoding acyl-CoA dehydrogenase family protein, which translates into the protein MSDPVVSADVMSLAGELGAERSKPDWSTFSLAINDDQREIRDWAHTFAADVIRPAAAEWDEREQTPWPIIQEAAKVGIYGLDMNINLFVDPTGLLMPLVHEELFWGDAGIAMSLKGTGLASSAIFSNGTPEQWSQWMGRCYGTQDDVRVAAFCSSEPGAGSDVSAIRTRAVFDERTSEWVINGQKAWATNGGIADIHVVVATVDPSLGTKGQAAFVVPKSEVRGLEQGTKLRKHGLRASHTADVFFDNVRIPAENVLGGKEKLDARIARAAASNGTAGSGSAGRNASMATFEMTRHIVGAQAIGIARAAYEVALDYAKTREQFGRPIIDNQGIAFKLADMAMEIDAARLLVWRAANMSAALMRGETPEYRHGEGSMAKLKAGEVAVKVTEEAIQILGGNGYTREYPVERMHRDAKIYTIFEGTSEIQRLVIARAISGMRIR